Proteins from one bacterium genomic window:
- a CDS encoding ABC transporter permease, translated as MDISRRLWRVWQRNFAVYKRTWLISFLPNLFEPAFYLLAFGLGLGAMVGAVTYRSESVSYVRFIAPGIVAIAVMQNSFFENTYASFVRMYYQKTFDAMLATPLSLGDVIAGEIFWGATKSLMAGVAMTAVLLPFGLVSVEGALLIIPVSILGGIAFGSIGMFFTGITPTIDVFNLPVFLFITPMFLFGGTFFPLENLPPWAAKIAYVLPLTHLVELVRGPFLGKVESRLIFSVIYLLLFSALLFPLAIHKMRKRLIK; from the coding sequence ATGGATATCTCAAGAAGGCTCTGGCGCGTCTGGCAGAGAAATTTCGCCGTCTACAAGCGGACCTGGCTGATAAGCTTCCTGCCGAATCTCTTCGAGCCCGCCTTTTACCTGCTGGCCTTCGGCCTCGGGCTCGGCGCGATGGTGGGCGCGGTGACCTACCGGTCCGAATCGGTCTCCTACGTCCGCTTCATCGCTCCCGGCATAGTGGCGATAGCCGTGATGCAGAACTCCTTTTTCGAGAACACCTACGCCTCTTTCGTCCGCATGTACTACCAGAAGACCTTCGACGCGATGCTGGCGACCCCGCTCTCTCTGGGCGACGTAATCGCCGGGGAAATTTTCTGGGGTGCGACCAAATCGCTGATGGCGGGGGTGGCGATGACGGCGGTCCTTCTGCCCTTCGGCCTTGTGAGCGTCGAGGGCGCTCTCCTCATCATACCGGTCTCGATACTGGGTGGAATCGCCTTCGGCTCGATAGGGATGTTCTTCACCGGGATAACGCCGACGATAGACGTCTTCAACCTCCCGGTCTTTCTCTTCATCACTCCGATGTTCCTCTTTGGCGGCACCTTCTTCCCCCTCGAAAACCTGCCTCCGTGGGCCGCGAAAATAGCTTACGTACTTCCCCTCACCCATCTGGTGGAACTGGTGCGCGGCCCCTTCCTCGGGAAGGTAGAGTCCAGGCTCATTTTCAGCGTTATTTACCTTCTCCTCTTCTCGGCCCTTCTCTTCCCCCTCGCGATCCACAAGATGCGAAAAAGGCTGATAAAGTAA
- a CDS encoding ATP-binding cassette domain-containing protein has protein sequence MEEKTANGPALEARDLVKDYGGFRAVDGLTFSVNRGECYGILGPNGAGKTTTVRMIYGYMKPTAGSLRVLGIDVIEDRRAVAARVGVCQQENNLDPDLTILENLLIFASYFDIPRKEAIKRAEELLYFIALEKRQNDRVPSLSGGMMRRLVMARSLINTPDLLILDEPTTGLDPQSRHQIWDRLRELKARGITILLTTHYMDEAERICDRLIIVDSGKLLVEGAPKDLILKHAGRQVVEVAEPDDALREFVRAEKLMADDLGHRMIIYGSDGDTAFHKIVENYCTGGCSLRLSTLEDVFLRLTGRELRD, from the coding sequence ATGGAAGAAAAAACGGCGAACGGACCGGCTCTGGAAGCCAGGGACCTTGTTAAGGATTACGGCGGCTTTCGCGCCGTGGACGGTCTGACCTTCAGCGTGAACCGCGGGGAGTGCTACGGCATCCTCGGGCCGAACGGGGCGGGCAAGACCACCACCGTGCGGATGATCTACGGCTACATGAAGCCTACCGCCGGGTCGCTTCGCGTCCTCGGGATCGACGTAATTGAGGACAGGCGGGCGGTGGCGGCGAGGGTGGGGGTCTGCCAGCAGGAGAACAACCTCGACCCCGACCTTACGATTCTCGAAAACCTCCTCATCTTCGCCAGCTACTTCGACATCCCCCGGAAAGAGGCAATAAAACGCGCCGAGGAGCTTTTGTACTTCATCGCCCTCGAAAAACGGCAGAACGACCGCGTCCCCTCCCTCTCGGGCGGCATGATGCGAAGGCTGGTAATGGCCCGCTCGCTCATAAACACCCCCGACCTTCTCATCCTCGACGAGCCTACCACCGGCCTCGACCCGCAGTCCCGCCACCAGATCTGGGACAGGCTCCGCGAGCTGAAGGCGCGGGGGATTACGATTCTGCTCACCACCCACTACATGGACGAGGCGGAGCGGATCTGCGACAGGCTGATTATAGTCGATTCGGGAAAGCTGCTGGTGGAGGGGGCTCCCAAAGACCTGATTTTGAAGCACGCGGGCAGGCAGGTCGTAGAGGTGGCGGAGCCCGACGACGCACTACGGGAATTCGTCCGGGCAGAAAAGCTTATGGCGGACGACCTCGGCCACCGGATGATTATCTACGGCAGCGACGGCGACACCGCCTTTCATAAGATAGTCGAGAATTACTGCACCGGCGGGTGCAGCCTGCGCCTCTCGACGCTTGAGGACGTTTTCCTGCGGCTGACGGGAAGGGAGCTGCGGGACTGA
- a CDS encoding cytochrome c — MKKYLLSSALAALFALTLTACGTGGSGGSGGSTATVDGSVLASEVTLNHQHAVTVPFTDVTADPADTVYQYRSDEVDGHSHVVAFTAEQMIDMNNGMTVVTTSSDPLSGTPHAHEWTMTGATMLYDQYCYNCHGDNKRLSGSTMEDRMLTNQQKMSIRNPGGSMMSGSMGMNPDPNYIPAGNPPPAADGASLYTADCSGCHLLGSMDMTGSAPDLSGMGNMMGTRFPTPGVAGHKGFVMTAEEIAAMTAYMNEN; from the coding sequence ATGAAAAAATACCTGCTCAGTTCTGCCCTCGCGGCCCTCTTCGCGCTCACCCTCACGGCTTGCGGAACAGGCGGTTCCGGCGGCTCCGGGGGCTCTACCGCCACTGTAGACGGGTCTGTGCTGGCTTCCGAAGTCACCCTCAACCACCAGCATGCCGTGACCGTTCCCTTTACCGACGTGACGGCCGATCCGGCCGATACCGTCTACCAGTACCGCTCGGACGAGGTTGACGGCCATTCTCACGTAGTCGCCTTTACCGCCGAACAGATGATAGACATGAACAACGGCATGACGGTGGTCACAACCTCTTCCGACCCGCTTTCCGGCACACCTCACGCCCACGAGTGGACGATGACCGGGGCGACGATGCTTTACGACCAGTACTGTTACAACTGTCACGGCGACAACAAGAGGCTCAGCGGCAGCACGATGGAAGACCGGATGCTGACGAACCAGCAGAAGATGTCGATACGAAACCCCGGCGGCTCGATGATGTCCGGCTCCATGGGGATGAACCCCGACCCCAACTACATTCCCGCCGGCAATCCCCCGCCCGCCGCCGACGGGGCCAGCCTCTACACCGCTGACTGTTCGGGCTGCCACCTGCTCGGCTCGATGGACATGACAGGAAGCGCCCCCGACCTTTCCGGAATGGGAAACATGATGGGGACCAGGTTCCCGACCCCCGGCGTCGCCGGTCACAAGGGGTTTGTAATGACGGCGGAAGAGATCGCCGCCATGACCGCCTACATGAACGAGAACTGA